The sequence below is a genomic window from Sulfurihydrogenibium subterraneum DSM 15120.
GGTCTTTCCACTCTAAACCAAACTGGCAAAAAATGTTAATAGCCTTTGCGGGACCTTTATTTAACATCATTCTTGCAATAATACTGTTTATAGCTGTTTACATAATTGGGACAAAAGAGCCTGCTTATCTATCTGAACCTGTTGTTGTAGGTTATGTAGAGAAAAACTCTATCGCTGAAAAAGTAGGAATACAACCTTTTGACAAAATAATCAAAGTAAACGGGAAAGAAGTAAAAAACTGGAAAGAATTTACAATAGAGATAGGCATGAAAGCTGGAAAAAATGTTGAGCTTGAAATATTTAGAAATGGAAATATTCAAAAAGTATCAGTTCTACTTCCAGATGATATGACAAAACAGTCTTTTGGTATATCTCCTGTTTTACCTGCCAAGGTAGGTAAAGTATTAGAAAACTCTCCAGCTGCAAAAGCAGGATTAAAAGAAGGAGATGTTATAGTTGGAGTAAATGGAAGACCTATCAACACTTGGTTTGAATTTGCTGATTTTATGGCTTCATTAAAAGAAAAACAGAGTATTAACTTACTTGTTAAAAGGGATAATAAAATCTTTAGTATTATGATTGAACCTCAATATAATGAAGAGTTAAAGAAGTTTACAATAGGAATAGCACCAAAGTTTGAAGCAAAAACTATACAATATTCTCCTATAGAAGCTGTAGGAAAAGCTTTTGAAAAAACTAAAGACCTAACAGTTGCAATATACAATGTAATTGCTGGACTTATAACTGGAGAGGTATCATTTAAAACCCTTGGAGGTCCTATATCAATAGCCAAGTTTTCAGGAGAGGCGTTAGAAACAGGGATAAGTACTTTCTTGTTTGCTATGGCTTTTATATCTCTGCAACTTGGATATTTAAACCTTCTACCTATACCCGTTTTAGACGGAGGATTGATACTTATTTTACTTATTGAAACGATAATAAGAAGACCTCTGCCAGATAAAGCAAAAGAATATTTAGCTTACTTTGGATTCGCACTACTTGGAACCTTAATGATATACGTCATTTTTAATGATATATTAAGAGTTATACAATAAATATATCAAATATATTTTTATATATGGAGTAGAAAATGGCTACAAGAGTGGGGATAATTGTTTTAAGTGGAACCTTAGATAAGGTAATGCCTGCATTCATCATAGGAACTACTGCAGCAGCAATGGGAATGGAAGTTGGAATGTTTTTCAGTTTCTACGGTTTAAACGCCATTCATAAAGAAAAACATAAAAATCTAAAAGTATCACCTATCGGAAACCCTGCTATGCCAATGCCAATACCAGTGCCTCAAATACTTACCGTAATGCCTGGAATGATGGACTTTGCAACCTCTATGATGAAATCAATGATGGAAAAACACAAAGTCCCATCACTACCTGACCTTATTCGGCAAGCAAAAGAGTTAGAGATAAAACTATACCCTTGCCAAACTGCAATGACACTTTTTGGATACACAACGGATGATTTAATAGAAGGCGTAGAAAAACCAGCTGGAGCTGCCACATTTTTAAGTTTTGTTAATGCAGGAGATAAATCAATTGTGTTAAACTTTTAATATGATCATAAAGGAAAATTACGAAAAAATAGAGGAAAGGATTCAGAAAGCTTGTCAAAGAAGCGGTAGAAAAAGAGAGGAAGTTATACTGCTTGCAGCATCTAAAACCCAGCCTGTAGAAAAGATACTACAGGCTTACCAATGTGGTATAAGATACTTCGGAGAAAACAGAGTCCAAGAAGGAATAGAAAAAATAGGAGTTTTAAAAGAATACAAAGACATCCACTGGCATCTTATTGGAGGACTTCAAACAAACAAAGTAAAGTATGCAGTTAAATACTTTGAAATGATTCACTCCGTAGACAGAGAAGACCTTGTTGATGAGCTTGAAAAAAGAGCTTCAAAAATAAATAAAGTCCAAGAAGGACTTATAGAAGTTAACTTTGGAGAAGAGTCTAAATTTGGAGTAAAGGAAGAAGACCTAAAAAAACTATTTGAGTATATTCTGACAAAGAAACATATAAAAATTTTAGGACTTATGGCAATACCACCTTACTTTGAAAACTTAGAAGATGTAAGACCATTTTTTAGAAAGTTAAGACAGTTAAAAGAAGAGTTAGAAAAAGAGTTTAACTTACAGCTTCCACATCTTTCTATGGGAATGTCCCACGACTTTGAAGTTGCAATAGAAGAAGGATCTACTATAGTAAGGATAGGAACTGCACTTTTTGGAGAAAGAAAATGATAAATAAAGACCTTTTAACAATACTTGCCTGTCCTGTTTGTAAATCAGACTTAGAGTACATAAAAATTAAAGAAAA
It includes:
- a CDS encoding YggS family pyridoxal phosphate-dependent enzyme — protein: MIIKENYEKIEERIQKACQRSGRKREEVILLAASKTQPVEKILQAYQCGIRYFGENRVQEGIEKIGVLKEYKDIHWHLIGGLQTNKVKYAVKYFEMIHSVDREDLVDELEKRASKINKVQEGLIEVNFGEESKFGVKEEDLKKLFEYILTKKHIKILGLMAIPPYFENLEDVRPFFRKLRQLKEELEKEFNLQLPHLSMGMSHDFEVAIEEGSTIVRIGTALFGERK
- the rseP gene encoding RIP metalloprotease RseP, yielding MTLLAFLIMLGVLITIHELGHFLFARMFGVKVESFSIGFGPPIFKWRGKETEYQVALIPLGGYVKMYGEDSMTEPIQGNVDKSAFSDPRSFHSKPNWQKMLIAFAGPLFNIILAIILFIAVYIIGTKEPAYLSEPVVVGYVEKNSIAEKVGIQPFDKIIKVNGKEVKNWKEFTIEIGMKAGKNVELEIFRNGNIQKVSVLLPDDMTKQSFGISPVLPAKVGKVLENSPAAKAGLKEGDVIVGVNGRPINTWFEFADFMASLKEKQSINLLVKRDNKIFSIMIEPQYNEELKKFTIGIAPKFEAKTIQYSPIEAVGKAFEKTKDLTVAIYNVIAGLITGEVSFKTLGGPISIAKFSGEALETGISTFLFAMAFISLQLGYLNLLPIPVLDGGLILILLIETIIRRPLPDKAKEYLAYFGFALLGTLMIYVIFNDILRVIQ
- a CDS encoding DsrE/DsrF/DrsH-like family protein encodes the protein MATRVGIIVLSGTLDKVMPAFIIGTTAAAMGMEVGMFFSFYGLNAIHKEKHKNLKVSPIGNPAMPMPIPVPQILTVMPGMMDFATSMMKSMMEKHKVPSLPDLIRQAKELEIKLYPCQTAMTLFGYTTDDLIEGVEKPAGAATFLSFVNAGDKSIVLNF